A genomic region of Pseudoxanthomonas suwonensis contains the following coding sequences:
- a CDS encoding OmpA family protein: MASTSIRLAVLLGVFAACGSAGAQSNFGAQEPSVDAIVEQLRSKSGADGAVDTGRTRALRPGAAAASTAAPAQKASISMQIQFGFNSSQIEGGSLQTMENLALALASPELQDRNFTIIGHTDGVGSADYNRRLSQARARSVRDFLVQRGVAGARLNTQGMGFDSLLNPADPAAAENRRVEIVAISQ; the protein is encoded by the coding sequence ATGGCAAGCACCAGCATCCGTCTCGCCGTCCTGCTCGGCGTGTTCGCCGCGTGTGGAAGCGCCGGTGCGCAGTCCAACTTCGGCGCCCAGGAACCCTCGGTCGACGCGATCGTCGAGCAGCTGCGTTCGAAGTCGGGCGCCGACGGCGCGGTCGACACCGGACGCACGCGCGCGCTGCGTCCCGGCGCGGCGGCGGCCAGCACCGCGGCACCGGCACAGAAGGCCTCGATCTCGATGCAGATCCAGTTCGGCTTCAATTCCAGCCAGATCGAGGGCGGCTCGCTGCAGACGATGGAGAACCTGGCGCTCGCGCTGGCTTCGCCGGAGCTGCAGGACCGGAACTTCACCATCATCGGCCATACCGACGGCGTCGGCTCGGCCGACTACAACCGGCGGCTTTCGCAGGCGCGGGCGCGGTCGGTGCGCGACTTCCTGGTCCAGCGCGGCGTCGCCGGCGCGCGCCTGAACACGCAGGGGATGGGGTTCGACAGCCTGCTCAACCCCGCCGATCCGGCCGCCGCCGAGAACCGCCGCGTCGAGATCGTCGCGATCAGCCAGTGA
- a CDS encoding ShlB/FhaC/HecB family hemolysin secretion/activation protein, translating to MAATPHPISPAVVRTGPRLLVLALAAALSLPAQAQESPQQLPAPDLPDLRPTGADGDDGPGCRTGCAQMSAQEPQQLAPPPQMEASFVLQRVVFRGATAFGTPELEALVADRIGRTVAFADLQQLAQRVTRHYHEHGYVLAQAVLPVQEIMDGTVEISVVEGRLGGVSLELDPATPISEERIAAMLAPLVVGEPLDGPRYERTMLLMSDLPGVRPQSVLETGRQAGSSNLVVQVAPGDRVRFNVELDNHGNEEVGRWRLGGTLRWASPLRIGDNLDLRLLASDDRLFGGDGTLFGRIAYELPLGSNGTRLGMGASRVYYSLGGGFEILDAVGIARIYDIGVTHPLIRQRGQNLFLRGFVDRKELTDELRAVDFKSEKRITGVGFSWAWERRDGFGGGGYWSSSGALYHGDLDLLDEASRVVDDSILGRGIGGSFNKLTLQAARLQALGERLSLYVAIGGQASDRNLDASEKLALGGPRAVRAYEPGDVLVDEGAIANVELRWAMSRSFTGFVFYDIGTGDFNHNPGEFDTDRGRTLRGPGIGLNYGSRNGFSASATAAWPLVHRTAANGGDRSPMAYVQMMKSF from the coding sequence ATGGCCGCCACTCCGCATCCGATATCCCCTGCGGTGGTCCGCACCGGGCCGCGCCTGCTGGTCCTCGCCCTGGCCGCTGCGCTGTCGCTGCCGGCACAGGCGCAGGAGTCGCCGCAGCAGTTGCCGGCACCCGACCTGCCGGACCTGCGGCCGACCGGCGCGGACGGCGACGACGGCCCGGGCTGCCGCACCGGCTGTGCGCAGATGTCCGCGCAGGAGCCGCAGCAACTGGCGCCGCCGCCGCAGATGGAGGCCAGCTTCGTGCTGCAGCGGGTCGTGTTCCGGGGCGCGACCGCGTTCGGCACGCCGGAACTGGAAGCTTTGGTCGCGGACCGGATCGGACGCACCGTCGCGTTCGCGGACCTGCAGCAGCTCGCCCAGCGCGTCACCCGGCACTACCACGAGCACGGCTACGTCCTGGCGCAGGCGGTCTTGCCGGTGCAGGAAATCATGGACGGCACGGTCGAGATCAGCGTCGTCGAGGGCAGGCTGGGCGGCGTATCGCTGGAGCTCGATCCGGCCACCCCGATCTCCGAGGAGCGCATCGCCGCGATGCTCGCGCCGCTGGTCGTGGGCGAGCCGCTGGACGGACCGCGCTACGAGCGGACGATGCTGCTGATGTCCGACCTGCCCGGCGTGCGCCCGCAATCGGTGCTGGAAACCGGCCGCCAGGCCGGCAGCAGCAACCTGGTGGTGCAGGTCGCGCCCGGCGACCGGGTGCGCTTCAACGTCGAGCTGGACAACCACGGCAACGAGGAAGTCGGCCGCTGGCGCCTGGGCGGCACCCTGCGCTGGGCGAGTCCGCTGCGCATCGGCGACAACCTGGACCTGCGCCTGCTGGCATCGGACGACCGCCTGTTCGGCGGCGACGGCACCCTGTTCGGGCGCATCGCCTACGAGCTGCCGCTGGGCAGCAACGGCACCCGGCTGGGAATGGGCGCTTCGCGGGTGTACTACAGCCTCGGCGGCGGCTTCGAGATCCTCGATGCAGTCGGCATCGCCCGGATCTACGACATCGGCGTCACCCATCCGCTGATCCGCCAGCGTGGCCAGAACCTGTTCCTGCGCGGATTCGTCGACCGCAAGGAACTGACCGACGAACTGCGCGCGGTCGACTTCAAGTCGGAGAAGCGCATCACCGGCGTCGGTTTCAGCTGGGCCTGGGAACGGCGCGACGGCTTCGGCGGGGGCGGCTACTGGAGTTCCAGCGGCGCGCTGTACCACGGCGACCTGGACCTGCTCGACGAAGCCTCGCGCGTGGTCGACGACAGCATCCTCGGCCGTGGCATCGGCGGCAGTTTCAACAAGCTGACCTTGCAGGCCGCGCGCCTGCAGGCGCTGGGCGAGCGCTTGAGCCTGTACGTCGCGATCGGCGGCCAGGCCTCCGACAGGAACCTGGACGCCTCCGAAAAGCTCGCGCTCGGCGGCCCGCGCGCGGTGCGTGCCTACGAACCGGGCGACGTGCTGGTCGACGAAGGCGCGATCGCCAACGTCGAGCTGCGCTGGGCAATGAGCCGGTCCTTCACCGGCTTCGTGTTCTACGACATCGGCACCGGAGACTTCAACCACAATCCCGGCGAGTTCGATACGGACCGCGGCCGCACGCTGCGTGGCCCGGGCATCGGGCTGAACTACGGCAGCCGCAACGGCTTCTCGGCCAGTGCCACCGCCGCCTGGCCGCTTGTCCACAGGACTGCCGCCAACGGTGGCGATCGTTCGCCGATGGCGTACGTCCAGATGATGAAGAGCTTCTGA
- a CDS encoding sensor histidine kinase, with amino-acid sequence MRGNLLWTLVIPGAGAAIVLVIATGIALTRAEDRDFDRNGQALAERVAAAGNPGSGTIPVAQAVQILDPGVRIERQRGDGSWAGDVGRAGPAGLHLPRLYTSAGPAAVRLHVDGSALAARQSRILLGCAAAIAAIVLLSAAVAYAAERRVLGPLRALAADGDDVPAAGDGIQALGSRMRALQRDLDACREALRQRTYEATHYQAGASSAATGRAQSLAVVGDRLRQPLQAMTLFIDSLKREASSMTQRQAVERLQQCAASVRTLLDELQTYARLDAGVVPVQADQVVEVAAVFGALREDAARNAAAHAVELHWHDNGASLRSDPDLLGCLLGHLIENAIESAPRGRVMVAARHRGGRVRLEVRDNGSGIARLHQAKVFDGFFQLGDGARRSERKLGLGLATCARIASLLGSGIGLRSELGRGSVFWIDLPLAAARQAAAHAPRPRRPAAFPGPRADAASLSPRRVAAGEASSTAGVGLRHRPREDPAEQG; translated from the coding sequence ATGCGCGGGAACCTGCTGTGGACGCTGGTGATTCCCGGCGCCGGCGCGGCGATCGTGCTGGTGATCGCGACCGGCATCGCGCTCACGCGTGCCGAGGATCGCGATTTCGACCGCAACGGGCAGGCGTTGGCCGAGCGTGTCGCCGCGGCGGGGAATCCCGGATCCGGCACCATTCCGGTCGCCCAGGCCGTGCAGATCCTGGATCCGGGCGTCCGCATCGAGCGCCAGCGCGGCGACGGCTCCTGGGCCGGCGACGTCGGCCGCGCCGGGCCGGCCGGCCTGCACCTGCCACGGCTGTACACCAGCGCCGGCCCGGCCGCAGTGCGGCTGCATGTGGACGGTTCCGCACTGGCCGCGCGGCAGTCGCGCATCCTGCTGGGCTGCGCGGCGGCGATCGCCGCGATCGTGCTGCTGTCGGCGGCGGTGGCGTACGCCGCCGAGCGCAGGGTGCTGGGGCCGCTGCGCGCATTGGCCGCGGACGGGGACGACGTCCCCGCCGCCGGCGACGGGATCCAGGCGCTGGGGTCGCGCATGCGCGCCCTGCAGCGCGACCTCGACGCGTGCCGCGAGGCATTGCGGCAACGGACCTACGAGGCCACCCACTACCAGGCCGGAGCCAGTTCCGCGGCCACCGGCCGGGCGCAGTCGCTGGCGGTGGTCGGCGACCGCCTGCGCCAGCCGCTGCAGGCGATGACGCTGTTCATCGACAGCCTGAAGCGGGAAGCCTCGTCCATGACCCAGCGGCAGGCGGTGGAACGCCTGCAGCAATGCGCGGCTTCGGTGCGTACGCTGCTGGACGAACTGCAGACGTATGCGCGCCTGGACGCGGGAGTGGTGCCGGTGCAGGCCGACCAGGTGGTCGAGGTGGCCGCCGTGTTCGGCGCGCTGCGCGAGGATGCGGCACGCAACGCCGCCGCGCATGCGGTCGAGTTGCACTGGCACGACAACGGCGCCAGCCTGCGCAGCGATCCGGATCTGCTCGGCTGCCTGCTCGGCCATCTGATCGAGAACGCGATCGAGTCCGCGCCGCGCGGGCGGGTGATGGTGGCGGCCCGCCACAGGGGCGGGCGGGTCCGGCTGGAGGTGCGCGACAACGGCAGCGGCATCGCACGGTTGCACCAGGCCAAGGTCTTCGACGGGTTCTTCCAGCTCGGCGACGGCGCGCGCCGCTCCGAGCGCAAGCTCGGGCTCGGGCTGGCGACCTGCGCGCGGATCGCCAGCCTGCTCGGCAGCGGCATCGGGCTGCGTTCCGAACTGGGGCGGGGCAGCGTGTTCTGGATCGACCTGCCGCTGGCGGCGGCGCGTCAGGCGGCGGCGCACGCGCCGCGTCCGCGGCGTCCGGCCGCGTTCCCCGGGCCGCGTGCCGACGCGGCGTCGCTGTCGCCCAGGCGGGTGGCCGCGGGCGAGGCGTCATCCACCGCGGGAGTCGGCCTCCGACATCGTCCCCGCGAGGATCCGGCCGAGCAGGGCTGA
- a CDS encoding DUF4280 domain-containing protein, with amino-acid sequence MVPHVVNGATLMCSFGVAPSTLTVLPVNRMLSSQQPAATIMDHKPMLNIMPFGMCLSLANPQVAAATSAALGVLTPQPCIPATVAPWVPGSPTVMLGNQPCLNMTSTCNCLWAGIVTVVNPGQTTELIP; translated from the coding sequence ATGGTCCCGCATGTGGTCAACGGCGCCACGCTGATGTGTTCGTTCGGCGTCGCGCCGTCGACGCTGACGGTGCTGCCGGTCAACCGCATGCTGTCGAGCCAGCAGCCGGCGGCGACGATCATGGATCACAAGCCGATGCTCAACATCATGCCGTTCGGCATGTGCCTGTCGCTGGCCAATCCCCAGGTCGCCGCGGCGACCTCGGCGGCGTTGGGCGTGCTGACCCCGCAGCCGTGCATACCGGCCACGGTCGCGCCGTGGGTGCCGGGCAGCCCGACGGTGATGCTCGGCAACCAGCCGTGCCTGAACATGACCAGCACCTGCAACTGCCTGTGGGCCGGCATCGTCACCGTGGTCAATCCGGGCCAGACCACCGAGCTGATCCCCTAG
- a CDS encoding DUF4123 domain-containing protein: MIDPALLERLRGVAFDGAATARDGVFAVLDGAMVERLPARLAVSGCEYSCLFSGALDPLLEEAAPHLVRLRADDPFGETVLRQGWNDHWGIVLHAGPGMGLYEVRQHLRRHLRVLDAEGRAMFFRFYDPRVFRLVIPQLERQARRDFFGPIRRFVVEDERPDTVLCFESNGALQGRAVALSPATLDTA, from the coding sequence GTGATCGACCCGGCGCTACTGGAGCGGCTTCGAGGCGTCGCCTTCGACGGTGCGGCGACCGCGCGCGACGGCGTGTTCGCGGTGCTCGACGGCGCCATGGTCGAGCGGCTGCCGGCGCGCCTGGCGGTGTCCGGCTGCGAGTATTCGTGCCTGTTCTCCGGTGCGCTCGACCCGTTGCTGGAGGAGGCCGCGCCGCACCTGGTCCGGCTGCGCGCGGACGACCCGTTCGGCGAAACCGTGCTGCGCCAGGGCTGGAACGACCACTGGGGCATCGTGCTGCACGCCGGGCCCGGCATGGGCCTGTACGAGGTGCGCCAGCACCTGCGGCGGCACCTGCGGGTACTCGATGCCGAAGGCCGCGCGATGTTCTTCCGCTTCTACGATCCGCGCGTGTTCCGGCTGGTCATCCCGCAGCTGGAGCGGCAGGCACGCCGCGATTTCTTCGGTCCGATCCGGCGCTTCGTGGTCGAAGACGAACGTCCGGACACGGTGCTGTGCTTCGAATCCAACGGCGCGCTGCAGGGCCGCGCGGTGGCGCTGTCGCCCGCGACACTGGATACGGCCTGA
- a CDS encoding glycosyltransferase family 25 protein, with product MSPPLPRAIHVINLDRARERMASVVRSYDAHLGDSGIALNRFVAVDAAEAARLGTPGTLNWAEKACCISHGRCLQAAADPAYPAWIAEDDVAFGPWTLRRIREALAEVGDRPWDVLLTDIYATDVHGMVDLFRLRRRLLAERRTKLIDLRGMAFASATSYLVNASSIPKVIGLLQERTQLDMVPDIWMKTLAGAGKLICLGVFPFATTVADTPTQIQPESSSRELGWWTAYRWLLWDGTDPAWLEGKLAALETGSRDPESALLGRILAGTMSEADSRGG from the coding sequence ATGAGCCCTCCGCTGCCACGCGCGATCCATGTCATCAACCTCGACCGCGCCCGCGAGCGGATGGCGTCGGTGGTGCGCAGCTACGACGCCCACCTGGGCGACTCCGGGATCGCGTTGAACCGGTTCGTCGCAGTCGATGCCGCGGAAGCGGCCCGGCTCGGCACGCCGGGCACGTTGAACTGGGCGGAGAAGGCGTGCTGCATCAGCCATGGGCGATGCCTGCAGGCGGCCGCGGACCCGGCGTACCCGGCCTGGATCGCCGAGGACGACGTGGCGTTCGGCCCGTGGACGCTGCGCCGGATCCGCGAGGCCCTGGCCGAGGTCGGCGACCGCCCCTGGGACGTGCTGCTGACGGACATCTATGCGACCGATGTGCACGGGATGGTCGACCTGTTCCGGCTCCGGCGACGGCTGCTGGCCGAGCGGCGGACGAAGCTGATCGACCTGCGCGGCATGGCGTTCGCCAGCGCCACTTCCTATCTGGTCAATGCCTCCTCGATCCCGAAGGTCATCGGGTTGCTGCAGGAGCGGACGCAGCTGGACATGGTGCCGGACATCTGGATGAAGACCCTGGCCGGCGCCGGCAAGCTGATCTGCCTCGGCGTGTTCCCGTTCGCGACCACGGTCGCGGATACGCCCACGCAGATCCAGCCCGAATCGAGCAGCCGCGAACTTGGCTGGTGGACGGCCTATCGTTGGCTGCTGTGGGACGGTACCGATCCGGCCTGGCTCGAAGGAAAGCTGGCGGCGCTGGAAACGGGTTCCCGCGATCCGGAATCAGCCCTGCTCGGCCGGATCCTCGCGGGGACGATGTCGGAGGCCGACTCCCGCGGTGGATGA
- a CDS encoding MBG domain-containing protein, producing MTRQRNRHKYTLRRPLTGAILVALAATAQAAPPADELPTGGAVVSGAAAISIPDTARMVINQTTTGAIVNWTSFSIGQSASVTFNHVDSSGVTLNRVMTTVPSEIFGALNANGRVFLINPNGVLFGETARVSVGGLVASTIAISDPDFLGGVANGSFIFDSGSNTSVGFVENYGELVAASGGTIALLGGDITNAGAIIADLGTVVLASSRQVTLDFFGDGLTQVSIGLGAGDRRISNEGLLQADGGNVLLRTQTDAGHSDSSGGYLHHNGIIRARTLQNRGGRIVLDAGAGVLEVGTGYSDTGILGAVVDATGPGASESGGDIELRAAQVTIAGLSDSAAGADNPTLIDASGTTGGGRIVIDSLFQTWLESYNFDTPDDVPLVLRSDALGSGRGGSISFNNRDLNSRTSILLSGPIRVQARGFGTASGGEVSLATEQGGILLYDNPNSTISGPIEIDASGVSGGGSIALLADNGPIGIEAGTVLRANATGNGDGGSIRAFGSTGLRAYGQFSARGGTAGGNGGWIETSGGGVQLSGIGIDAGAPQGVAGTWLIDPYDVFIVHGNASGSLPSNPLDPVGDSYIQDGDINNALDAGTSVHITTGDPATGDSNGDIVFLSDPDPVHIVRSNGTAELSFRLDAHRGIRTDIHINGSTPVEGVTIDGGGGPLHVLFNADANATANPNSDDAGIHLTNATILSRGGNVWFYGQDNPDQGVATSEEGGIRLQSSSIDTRDATGSGGEVRLRGLGGYDPGVALYESTIFSGGGGQQLFGRNLFGGDGVVLASGSGLHGAGGDIRITGVGTTTSSFPRDAYGVTVQSSQVTSDGGSIEIAGRASSTASASYADQAAGVFLGAGTRIGGAATSRVRIVGESSATNGEQAGILLYTSDSSVCGDTGPCVAAEEIVLQAATSDGSPAIVFGEEVAASRIINLRPGGVDVNGNVYERPDDPISIGGSAGFVLDPGDFQRIIAPDVVLGSDIQTGLIDVEQPLQRVGNLSLQAGGSDAEGIWIDAALNVDGYTLALVSAGRIGQGTSGAITAESLLARSTGGDVLLDNPANDVSGNTLAGDAAGEFHYVDTSALAIGDVDALGFAAADNTPQALSATGLAAGDDVLIQNLAGDLTLAADVSAGNDITLVTAGTLQNTGGATLDAGNLWRVWADTWVGETRGGLAGSGPLPNLYGCAYDSSSCSVTVSDTDNQFIYTQQPTATVVIGSHSREYGLDNPTFGFDVDGVILDDIAANVIVGDVSTTATITSNVGQYPIDGSFTSPAGYVISLTPGTLDVSPAMLLYLADPYSRVYGDPEGLLSGTVTGFRNGETLADATTGTLAFASDTGPTTPVGTYAIFGSGLSAGNYVFEQAPGNASAYQITPATLLYLADPYSRVYGDPEGLLSGTVTGLRNGETLADATTGTLAFASDTAPTTPVGTYAIFGSGLSAGNYVFEQAPGNATAYQITPATLLYVADPYSRLVGQPNGFFGGTVTGLRNGETLADATTGTLAFASPADRFARVGIYPILGSGLSATNYVFEQAPGNAVALTVFGLQGTLFATELVRQPQDNYLYDRNLGMAPICPVVSDLLRTSATDEGDMLAREWSRVKTRPNLTNCIQGNRRNGCDDF from the coding sequence ATGACCCGCCAACGCAACCGGCACAAATACACGCTGCGCCGCCCGCTGACCGGCGCGATCCTGGTGGCGCTGGCGGCCACGGCACAGGCGGCCCCGCCGGCGGACGAGCTTCCGACCGGGGGGGCCGTGGTGAGTGGTGCCGCCGCCATCTCGATCCCCGACACCGCGCGCATGGTCATCAACCAGACGACGACCGGCGCCATCGTGAACTGGACTTCGTTCTCGATCGGCCAATCGGCCAGCGTCACCTTCAACCATGTCGACAGCAGCGGCGTCACGCTCAACCGCGTCATGACAACCGTGCCCTCCGAGATCTTCGGCGCGCTGAACGCCAACGGCCGCGTATTCCTGATCAACCCCAACGGCGTGCTCTTCGGCGAGACCGCGCGGGTGAGTGTCGGCGGGCTGGTCGCATCGACGATCGCCATCAGCGACCCGGACTTCCTCGGCGGCGTCGCCAACGGAAGCTTCATTTTCGACTCGGGAAGCAACACCAGCGTGGGGTTCGTCGAGAACTACGGCGAACTGGTCGCCGCTTCCGGAGGCACGATCGCCCTGCTGGGAGGCGACATCACCAACGCAGGCGCCATCATCGCCGACCTTGGCACTGTCGTACTGGCCTCTTCGCGGCAGGTCACGCTGGACTTCTTCGGCGACGGACTCACCCAGGTGTCGATCGGCCTGGGCGCGGGCGACAGGCGGATCTCCAATGAAGGCCTGCTGCAGGCGGACGGCGGCAACGTGCTGTTGCGCACCCAGACCGATGCCGGCCACTCCGACAGTTCTGGCGGGTACCTGCATCACAACGGCATCATCCGCGCACGCACGCTGCAGAACCGCGGGGGCCGCATCGTGCTCGACGCCGGGGCTGGCGTTTTGGAGGTGGGTACGGGGTATTCCGACACCGGCATCCTGGGAGCCGTCGTCGATGCCACCGGACCCGGCGCCAGCGAGTCCGGCGGCGATATCGAACTGCGCGCCGCGCAAGTGACCATCGCCGGCCTGTCGGACAGCGCGGCAGGCGCGGACAACCCTACCCTGATCGACGCCAGCGGCACCACCGGCGGCGGACGGATCGTCATCGACAGCCTGTTCCAGACATGGCTGGAAAGCTACAACTTCGACACTCCGGACGACGTCCCCCTGGTGCTGCGAAGCGATGCGCTCGGCTCCGGCCGCGGAGGCAGCATTTCCTTCAACAACCGAGACCTCAATAGCCGGACCAGCATCCTGCTGAGCGGTCCGATACGCGTGCAGGCCCGGGGCTTCGGAACGGCAAGCGGGGGCGAGGTGAGTCTCGCCACCGAGCAGGGTGGCATCCTCCTGTACGACAATCCCAACAGCACGATATCCGGGCCCATTGAAATCGATGCGAGCGGCGTGTCGGGCGGGGGCAGCATCGCGCTCCTCGCGGACAACGGCCCCATCGGGATCGAAGCCGGCACCGTACTGCGCGCCAACGCGACCGGAAACGGCGATGGCGGCAGCATCCGGGCCTTCGGCAGTACGGGGCTGCGCGCATATGGCCAGTTCTCCGCGCGCGGCGGCACGGCCGGCGGCAACGGCGGATGGATCGAGACTTCCGGCGGCGGCGTGCAACTGAGCGGCATTGGCATCGACGCGGGCGCACCTCAAGGCGTAGCCGGCACCTGGTTGATCGACCCGTACGACGTCTTCATCGTGCACGGCAACGCCAGCGGTTCCCTGCCATCGAATCCGTTGGATCCGGTAGGCGACAGCTACATCCAGGACGGCGACATCAACAATGCGCTCGACGCCGGCACCAGCGTGCACATCACCACCGGCGACCCGGCAACGGGCGACTCGAACGGCGACATCGTGTTCCTGTCCGACCCGGATCCGGTGCACATCGTCCGCAGCAACGGCACTGCCGAGCTGTCCTTCCGCCTCGATGCCCACCGGGGGATCCGTACCGATATCCACATCAACGGCAGTACACCGGTCGAAGGAGTCACGATCGACGGCGGCGGCGGCCCTCTGCACGTGCTGTTCAATGCCGACGCCAACGCCACCGCCAATCCGAATTCCGACGATGCCGGCATCCACCTGACCAACGCCACCATCCTCAGCCGCGGCGGCAACGTCTGGTTCTACGGACAGGACAACCCGGACCAGGGCGTGGCCACGAGCGAAGAGGGCGGAATCCGGTTGCAATCGAGCAGCATCGATACTCGGGACGCCACCGGAAGCGGCGGCGAAGTGCGCCTGCGCGGCCTCGGCGGCTACGACCCCGGGGTGGCCCTGTACGAAAGCACGATCTTCAGCGGCGGCGGCGGCCAGCAGCTATTCGGCCGCAACCTGTTCGGCGGCGATGGCGTCGTGCTGGCGTCAGGCAGCGGACTGCACGGGGCGGGCGGCGATATACGCATCACCGGCGTGGGGACGACGACGAGTTCGTTTCCCCGCGACGCATATGGCGTGACCGTCCAGTCCTCGCAGGTGACCAGCGACGGCGGAAGCATCGAGATCGCCGGGCGCGCCTCCAGCACCGCCTCCGCCTCCTACGCCGACCAGGCGGCGGGCGTATTCCTGGGCGCGGGCACCCGGATCGGCGGCGCGGCGACCTCGCGCGTGCGCATCGTCGGGGAATCGAGCGCGACCAACGGCGAGCAGGCCGGCATCCTCCTGTACACCAGTGACAGCAGCGTCTGCGGCGATACAGGCCCCTGCGTGGCCGCCGAAGAAATCGTGCTGCAGGCCGCCACCAGCGACGGATCGCCGGCGATCGTGTTCGGGGAAGAGGTGGCGGCCTCCCGGATCATCAACCTGCGCCCGGGCGGTGTCGATGTCAACGGCAACGTCTACGAGCGCCCGGACGATCCGATCTCGATCGGCGGCTCTGCCGGGTTCGTTCTCGATCCCGGCGACTTCCAGCGCATCATCGCACCGGACGTGGTCCTGGGCAGCGACATCCAGACCGGCCTGATCGACGTGGAACAGCCGCTGCAGCGTGTCGGCAACCTGAGCCTGCAGGCCGGCGGCAGCGACGCGGAGGGGATCTGGATCGATGCGGCCCTGAATGTCGACGGCTATACGCTGGCACTGGTCAGCGCCGGCAGGATCGGCCAGGGCACATCCGGCGCGATCACTGCGGAAAGCCTGCTGGCGCGCTCCACCGGCGGCGACGTGCTGCTGGACAACCCCGCCAACGACGTTTCCGGCAACACCCTGGCCGGCGACGCCGCCGGGGAGTTCCACTACGTCGACACCAGCGCGCTGGCGATCGGCGACGTCGACGCGCTCGGCTTCGCGGCGGCGGACAACACGCCGCAGGCGCTGTCGGCGACCGGCCTGGCCGCCGGCGACGACGTGCTCATACAGAACCTGGCCGGCGACCTGACCCTGGCCGCCGACGTCAGCGCCGGCAACGACATCACGCTGGTCACCGCGGGCACCCTGCAGAACACCGGCGGCGCAACGCTGGACGCCGGCAACCTGTGGCGGGTCTGGGCCGACACCTGGGTCGGCGAGACCCGCGGCGGGCTGGCCGGATCCGGGCCGCTGCCGAACCTGTACGGCTGCGCCTATGACAGCAGCAGCTGCAGCGTCACCGTTTCGGATACCGACAATCAATTCATCTACACCCAGCAACCGACCGCTACGGTCGTCATCGGCAGCCACTCGCGCGAATACGGACTGGACAACCCGACGTTCGGATTCGATGTCGACGGGGTGATCCTGGACGACATCGCCGCCAACGTGATCGTCGGCGACGTCTCCACGACGGCGACGATCACCAGCAACGTAGGCCAGTACCCGATCGACGGCAGCTTCACCTCGCCGGCCGGATACGTGATCAGCCTGACGCCCGGCACCCTCGACGTGTCCCCGGCCATGTTGCTGTACCTGGCCGATCCGTACAGCCGCGTCTACGGCGACCCCGAAGGCCTGCTGAGCGGCACCGTCACCGGCTTCCGCAATGGCGAGACACTGGCGGACGCCACCACCGGCACGCTCGCGTTCGCCTCCGATACCGGCCCGACTACGCCGGTCGGGACCTATGCCATCTTCGGCAGCGGCCTGAGCGCGGGCAACTACGTGTTCGAGCAGGCACCCGGCAACGCCTCCGCCTACCAGATCACGCCGGCCACCCTGCTCTACCTGGCCGATCCGTACAGCCGCGTCTACGGCGACCCCGAAGGCCTGCTGAGCGGCACCGTCACCGGCTTGCGCAACGGCGAGACACTGGCGGACGCCACCACCGGCACGCTCGCGTTCGCCTCCGATACCGCCCCGACCACGCCGGTCGGGACCTATGCCATCTTCGGCAGCGGCCTGAGCGCGGGCAACTACGTGTTCGAGCAGGCGCCCGGCAACGCCACCGCCTACCAGATCACGCCGGCCACCCTGCTCTACGTCGCCGATCCCTACAGCCGACTGGTCGGCCAGCCCAACGGCTTCTTTGGCGGTACCGTCACCGGCTTGCGCAACGGCGAGACGCTGGCGGACGCGACCACCGGCACGCTCGCATTCGCCAGTCCGGCCGACCGGTTCGCCCGGGTCGGCATCTATCCGATCCTGGGCAGCGGCCTGAGCGCGACCAACTATGTGTTCGAGCAGGCGCCCGGCAATGCGGTCGCGCTGACCGTGTTCGGACTGCAGGGCACCCTGTTCGCCACCGAACTGGTGCGCCAGCCGCAGGACAACTACCTGTACGACCGCAACCTCGGCATGGCCCCGATCTGCCCGGTCGTTTCCGACCTGCTGCGCACCAGCGCGACCGACGAAGGCGACATGCTGGCGCGGGAATGGTCGCGGGTGAAGACCCGGCCCAACCTGACCAACTGCATCCAGGGCAACCGCCGCAACGGCTGCGACGATTTCTGA